One part of the Desulfobacterales bacterium genome encodes these proteins:
- a CDS encoding glycosyltransferase family 2 protein: MFLIIEDLILNRATVIIVNFNGAKFIEKCLDSLNNQEFKAFSVIIVDNASSDNSVELIERKYKNFKLIKLDKNFGFAIANNIALKVVNTEYVALLNNDAVADKIWLKKLIETLDNNPSAAFAASKMLFFDNPKVIDRAGDAYTQAGTGSLRGRGLSYSCYNKKEWIFGACAGSALYRKKILDKIGLFDEDFFLLYEDVDLSFRFQLKGYKCIYVPDAFVYHKSSMSIGNDSWISVYYSHRNLEWTYIKNMPKNLLYRTIIPHIIYDFASFLYFLIKGKGFVFLKAKIDSIKGLNKILKKRRLIQKEKRVGDDYIWSLFQKEIFFDRLIRRIRKND, translated from the coding sequence ATTTTTTTAATTATTGAGGATTTAATTCTGAATAGAGCTACTGTAATTATTGTAAATTTTAATGGAGCAAAATTTATTGAGAAATGCCTTGATTCTTTAAATAATCAAGAATTTAAAGCTTTTTCAGTCATCATTGTTGATAATGCGTCTTCTGATAATTCTGTAGAATTGATCGAAAGAAAATATAAGAATTTTAAGCTAATAAAACTTGATAAAAATTTTGGTTTTGCAATAGCTAATAATATTGCATTAAAAGTTGTAAATACAGAATATGTAGCCTTATTGAATAATGATGCTGTTGCCGATAAAATTTGGTTGAAAAAATTAATTGAAACTCTCGATAATAATCCTTCAGCTGCTTTTGCCGCATCTAAAATGCTTTTTTTTGATAATCCAAAAGTCATAGATAGAGCTGGAGATGCTTATACTCAAGCTGGAACTGGAAGTTTAAGAGGAAGAGGATTATCCTATTCTTGTTACAATAAAAAAGAATGGATTTTTGGAGCGTGCGCTGGTTCAGCTTTATACCGAAAGAAAATATTAGATAAAATTGGGCTATTTGATGAAGACTTTTTTTTGCTTTATGAAGATGTAGATTTAAGCTTTAGGTTTCAGCTTAAAGGATACAAATGCATTTATGTTCCAGATGCGTTTGTCTATCATAAATCAAGCATGAGTATCGGTAATGATAGTTGGATTTCTGTATATTATAGCCACAGAAATCTTGAATGGACATATATAAAAAATATGCCTAAAAACTTATTATATAGAACAATTATTCCCCATATAATTTATGATTTTGCATCGTTTTTATATTTTCTCATAAAAGGAAAAGGCTTTGTTTTCTTGAAAGCTAAAATAGATTCAATTAAAGGCTTAAATAAGATTTTAAAAAAACGAAGATTAATTCAAAAAGAAAAGAGGGTAGGGGATGATTATATCTGGAGCTTGTTTCAAAAAGAAATTTTTTTTGATAGATTAATAAGGCGAATAAGAAAAAATGATTGA
- a CDS encoding PbpA, whose translation MAYSGKNINNWRDYQDLLSKSRVKEKPNNRIGLYVLLLLTVLIIWHFDDSENEVDNVIKENKRNEEILSIKNDNQLDIIKIKKTEIHNILNGQNFLNITEKNLAVTFQDKKYVLETNIDVNLQNYALKKLDTATAKYIAIVGMDPITGKIFLMSGFSKTDEIENPCIANIFPAASLFKIITAAAAIEKCRLDPDSELFYNGRKYTLYKSQLNEKKNKYTYSVSFMNAFAKSINPVFGKIGSLKVGKDNLELYAKKFGFNSPIRFDLPVPNSTVDISDSTFALAEIASGFNKKTVISPLHGVLLSSSVANSGIMVEPAFINKITNENNDVIYEFHKTNINKPISNDSAQKLKKLMIATINSGTCRKIFRGYRKDKILSQLVIGGKTGSINDSKYDSIRYDWFVGFAEKKDGTNTIALSVLVAHEKYIGVKAGQYARMIIKEFFSNQN comes from the coding sequence GTGGCGTATTCTGGAAAAAATATAAATAATTGGCGTGATTATCAAGATTTACTTAGTAAATCAAGAGTTAAAGAAAAACCAAATAACAGGATAGGGCTTTATGTATTGTTATTATTAACTGTCCTTATTATTTGGCATTTTGATGACTCAGAAAATGAAGTTGATAATGTCATAAAGGAAAATAAAAGAAATGAAGAAATCCTTTCGATTAAGAATGATAATCAGCTTGATATCATCAAAATAAAAAAAACAGAAATACACAACATCTTAAATGGCCAGAATTTTTTAAATATAACAGAAAAAAATTTGGCAGTTACATTTCAGGATAAGAAATATGTATTAGAAACTAATATTGATGTTAATCTTCAAAATTATGCTTTAAAAAAGTTAGATACTGCTACAGCAAAATATATTGCAATTGTTGGAATGGATCCGATCACTGGAAAGATTTTTTTAATGTCAGGGTTTAGCAAAACAGATGAAATTGAAAATCCGTGTATTGCAAATATTTTTCCAGCGGCAAGCTTATTTAAGATAATTACAGCCGCCGCTGCAATAGAAAAATGTCGATTAGATCCTGATTCCGAATTATTCTATAACGGAAGAAAATATACCCTTTATAAATCCCAATTAAATGAAAAAAAGAATAAATACACCTATTCTGTTTCTTTTATGAACGCATTTGCAAAATCGATAAATCCTGTTTTTGGAAAGATAGGTTCTTTGAAGGTAGGTAAAGATAATCTTGAATTATATGCAAAAAAATTTGGCTTTAACAGCCCTATTCGTTTTGATCTTCCTGTTCCAAATAGTACTGTAGATATATCTGATTCTACATTTGCTTTAGCTGAAATAGCCAGCGGTTTTAATAAAAAAACAGTTATATCTCCTCTACATGGAGTTCTTTTGAGTTCATCAGTAGCTAATTCTGGTATTATGGTTGAGCCAGCGTTTATTAACAAGATAACTAACGAAAATAATGATGTTATTTATGAATTCCATAAAACAAATATAAATAAGCCAATAAGTAATGATAGTGCTCAAAAATTAAAAAAATTAATGATTGCAACAATAAATTCTGGAACATGCAGAAAAATATTTAGAGGATATCGTAAAGATAAAATACTTTCTCAGCTTGTTATAGGCGGTAAAACTGGTTCCATAAATGATAGTAAATACGATTCAATAAGGTATGACTGGTTTGTTGGTTTTGCAGAAAAAAAGGATGGAACTAATACGATAGCTCTCTCAGTTCTTGTTGCCCATGAAAAATATATTGGTGTTAAGGCTGGCCAGTATGCTCGCATGATTATAAAAGAATTTTTTTCTAATCAAAATTAA
- a CDS encoding SIS domain-containing protein: protein MKTKKNSMFSFLRRSFDKLSFFNYQIFIGKNIKSVSEKSIIFFPVCNNIFYCGLAGIIAVKHQATKHDESIDINFLIQTARKLYEQSENLILDEFIKDNFNLSDHFLGDNSLLDTLFEFILSLKKEYSFIKIFPNKELSDEIINVSAMLFNAIQSCEAFLSINSGILNTVSVNKINQKIELLKDIQWALSKELYENIKRINDLYFDAKEFVSPLSLKILKRLNSVLNSIDRLEVRGRDSAGISIFFWIKEAEFEKFQNIITEKGLIDVFDKRMNYNILLNGSISLSNLIKETESLKCISFTYKVSAEVGKLGDNISFLRNQIKNDEIFNIIINCNNLHYNIAAHTRWASVGNISEENCHPMDNDFNKGASLHSNIIHVSLNGDIDNYQDLKASLEEEGIRIDSEITTDTKIIPLQIEKYLNQGNSIEESFRMAVNAFKGSHAIFMQTDIAPGKLFLAQRGSGQAIFVGVADDHYIPTSEVYGFVEETPYFFKLEGEKLFEGQNGSIQGQIVILDEKPFAQEGSVKSMWYDGTPFNMEIKDIKKSEITSRDIDRQTFSHYFFKEISESPSSVEKTLFNRWKTKLDTGKIEIKLNEKNFPKPLVAALTEKKIKNVYFIGQGTAGVAALVCSDILNYYMAGSGINISALKASELSGKISESKDSEIKSMQDNLVIAITQSGTTTDTNKTIDMANTNGAYTLAIVNRRESDITFKVHGVIYTSSGRDIEMSVASTKAFYSQIIAGTILGLYIAQITGTRNDDFITSEMAELIKIPCHMRKILNMSEEIEESAKKYALTRTYWAAAGSGPNKASSDEIRIKLSELCYKTISSDYIEDKKHIDLSAEPLIIICAAGAREGVTYDLIKDTAIFQAHKAVPIVITNEDEDRFDKYAAAVFKIPVVKEHLSSILNTLVGHLWGYYAALAINQNSELFYRFRNELKLTIDKFTKEGLDIFESILEKSFKETILRFYRVFRDKKTNNHFPAFWGKYDASDLTLLLKYLYGRLPVSDFELDFGVKGTPLNMLNKLFDCVGEAVTYMARPIDAIKHQAKTVTVGTSRIVEKMEGILFDVLTDYNFSTSQLINKNVIVLKNIQTIISEIKGSTLYKISGLNLLGEPTDDASIEVIDKRGSSKGLVSRVEKDKTLKGTKKIIVREGNVYIGKGRRDGRKMIVIPIISASPDTPNVIEYLLLVEIEFKINVSLSFKIKALGGKYERIKSLVQENIQWKDDLIEFIQMDELFGNSAEKIAEGIVKKA, encoded by the coding sequence ATGAAAACAAAAAAAAATAGCATGTTTAGTTTTCTACGAAGGAGTTTTGACAAATTATCATTTTTTAATTATCAAATTTTTATAGGAAAAAATATAAAGTCTGTATCTGAGAAATCTATAATTTTTTTCCCTGTATGCAATAATATTTTTTATTGCGGTCTTGCCGGAATAATTGCCGTAAAACATCAGGCTACAAAACACGATGAATCCATCGATATAAATTTTTTAATTCAGACGGCTCGTAAACTCTATGAACAGAGCGAAAACCTTATATTAGACGAATTTATTAAAGATAATTTTAATCTTTCGGATCATTTTTTAGGAGATAACTCTTTACTTGATACCTTATTTGAATTTATCCTTTCATTAAAAAAAGAATATTCTTTTATAAAAATATTTCCTAATAAAGAATTATCAGACGAAATTATAAACGTTTCGGCAATGCTTTTTAACGCAATTCAAAGTTGTGAAGCCTTTCTTTCGATCAATAGTGGAATTTTAAACACTGTGAGTGTTAATAAAATAAATCAAAAAATTGAATTATTAAAAGATATTCAATGGGCTCTTTCAAAAGAGTTATACGAAAATATCAAAAGAATAAATGATTTATATTTTGACGCAAAGGAATTTGTGTCTCCATTGTCATTAAAAATATTGAAAAGACTTAATTCTGTTTTAAATAGCATTGATCGTCTTGAAGTTAGAGGTAGAGATTCCGCAGGCATTTCAATATTTTTTTGGATTAAAGAAGCTGAATTTGAAAAATTTCAAAATATTATTACAGAAAAGGGTTTAATAGATGTTTTTGATAAACGAATGAATTATAATATTCTACTTAATGGAAGCATATCCCTAAGTAATTTAATTAAAGAAACAGAATCTTTAAAATGCATTTCATTTACTTATAAGGTTTCAGCTGAAGTAGGAAAGCTTGGCGATAATATTTCTTTTCTTAGAAATCAAATTAAAAATGATGAAATATTTAATATTATTATAAATTGTAATAATCTTCATTATAATATTGCCGCCCATACAAGGTGGGCATCGGTTGGAAATATTTCTGAAGAAAATTGCCATCCTATGGATAATGATTTCAATAAAGGAGCATCTCTTCACAGCAATATTATCCATGTATCTTTAAATGGGGATATCGATAATTATCAAGACTTAAAAGCTTCGTTAGAAGAGGAAGGAATCAGGATAGATTCTGAAATCACTACTGATACAAAGATTATCCCTCTTCAAATAGAAAAATATTTAAATCAAGGAAATTCAATAGAAGAGTCTTTTAGAATGGCTGTTAATGCTTTTAAAGGTTCCCACGCTATTTTTATGCAAACAGATATTGCGCCCGGTAAACTTTTTTTAGCCCAAAGAGGCAGCGGACAAGCTATTTTCGTTGGTGTAGCTGATGACCATTATATTCCTACATCTGAAGTTTATGGATTTGTCGAAGAAACTCCCTATTTTTTTAAATTAGAAGGAGAAAAACTTTTTGAAGGGCAAAATGGCAGTATTCAAGGCCAAATAGTGATATTGGATGAAAAGCCTTTTGCTCAAGAAGGCAGCGTAAAATCCATGTGGTATGATGGAACGCCTTTTAACATGGAAATAAAGGATATAAAAAAATCTGAAATTACTTCAAGGGATATAGATAGACAAACTTTTTCCCATTATTTTTTTAAAGAAATATCTGAAAGCCCATCTTCTGTAGAAAAAACTCTTTTTAACCGATGGAAAACAAAACTCGATACAGGCAAAATTGAAATAAAACTTAATGAGAAAAATTTTCCTAAACCTTTAGTTGCAGCCCTTACAGAGAAAAAAATTAAAAATGTTTATTTTATTGGCCAAGGAACAGCAGGAGTTGCGGCTCTTGTTTGTTCGGATATTTTAAATTATTATATGGCAGGTTCTGGTATAAATATATCTGCTTTAAAAGCTTCAGAGTTAAGCGGTAAAATAAGCGAGTCAAAAGATTCAGAAATTAAAAGTATGCAAGATAATCTTGTAATAGCTATAACTCAATCAGGAACAACTACAGATACTAATAAAACAATTGATATGGCGAATACAAATGGTGCTTACACTCTTGCTATAGTAAATCGAAGAGAATCAGATATTACATTTAAAGTTCATGGAGTTATTTATACAAGCAGCGGAAGAGATATTGAAATGTCAGTCGCTTCAACAAAGGCTTTTTATTCTCAAATTATTGCTGGAACTATATTAGGTCTTTATATTGCTCAAATAACGGGTACTAGAAATGATGATTTTATTACGTCAGAAATGGCTGAACTTATTAAAATTCCATGCCACATGCGAAAAATCCTTAATATGAGCGAAGAAATAGAGGAATCTGCTAAAAAATATGCCTTAACAAGAACTTATTGGGCTGCTGCTGGAAGTGGGCCAAATAAAGCCTCCTCCGATGAAATAAGAATAAAATTAAGTGAATTATGTTATAAAACAATTTCATCTGACTACATTGAAGATAAAAAGCATATAGATCTTTCTGCAGAGCCTTTAATAATTATATGTGCTGCTGGCGCGCGCGAAGGAGTAACTTACGATTTAATTAAAGATACTGCAATTTTTCAGGCTCATAAGGCGGTTCCCATCGTAATTACAAATGAGGATGAGGACAGATTTGATAAATATGCCGCAGCTGTATTTAAAATTCCAGTCGTTAAAGAACACCTTTCTTCAATTTTAAATACACTGGTAGGTCATTTATGGGGATATTATGCGGCGCTTGCAATTAATCAAAATTCTGAATTATTTTATAGATTTAGAAATGAGCTTAAATTAACCATTGATAAATTTACAAAAGAAGGCCTTGATATTTTTGAAAGTATACTTGAAAAATCGTTTAAAGAAACAATTTTGAGATTTTATCGTGTTTTTAGGGATAAAAAAACTAATAATCATTTCCCGGCTTTTTGGGGAAAATATGATGCTTCAGATCTTACACTTTTGTTAAAGTACCTTTATGGAAGGCTTCCTGTATCTGATTTTGAGCTTGATTTTGGCGTAAAAGGAACTCCTTTAAATATGCTTAATAAGCTTTTTGACTGTGTTGGTGAAGCTGTTACATATATGGCAAGGCCTATCGATGCCATAAAACATCAAGCAAAAACTGTAACAGTAGGAACGAGCCGAATTGTCGAAAAAATGGAAGGGATACTTTTTGACGTATTAACCGATTATAATTTTAGCACATCTCAGCTTATTAATAAAAATGTAATTGTGCTTAAAAATATCCAAACAATTATATCCGAAATAAAAGGGTCAACATTATATAAAATTTCAGGATTGAATCTTCTTGGAGAACCAACAGACGATGCATCCATAGAAGTTATAGATAAAAGAGGCTCATCTAAAGGCTTAGTATCAAGAGTTGAAAAAGATAAGACTTTAAAAGGAACTAAAAAAATAATTGTAAGAGAAGGAAATGTTTATATAGGTAAAGGCAGGCGAGATGGCAGGAAAATGATTGTTATACCTATTATTTCAGCGTCTCCTGATACTCCTAACGTAATAGAATATTTACTTCTTGTTGAAATAGAGTTTAAAATTAATGTTTCTTTAAGTTTTAAAATAAAGGCTCTCGGTGGAAAATATGAAAGAATAAAAAGTCTAGTTCAAGAAAACATTCAATGGAAAGATGATTTGATTGAATTTATTCAAATGGACGAATTATTTGGTAATTCAGCAGAAAAAATAGCGGAAGGAATTGTGAAGAAAGCATAG
- a CDS encoding DUF3494 domain-containing protein, which produces MFKIKKIFNRRTRWSLLLSVGLVALGFIGAITALAAGPDPVDLLSAGNFVILAETGITETGSHTSAITGDIGNSPGSAAQMDGIWCSQITGTIYGVDAAYTGNGTITCFAGNPPLANKTLVDTAVGDMLTAYNSAAGIVSPAPVIGLGAGDISGLTIAPGLYKWSNDVLINTNVTLSGGANDVWIFQIAGNLDIASSGSVATGIKVVLTGGALASNIFWQVGGVSGATLGTYSTFNGTILSAKQIILRTGAVLNGRALAQTQVTLDSDAVTFPCPLITLTPQQLPQGTVGVVYNQDIDASGGRAPYTFSIIGLLPTGLLFNTETGVISSTPTAIGSFTFSVTATDRNGCTGSHEYTLTTQRQFIDQPWRILLMGD; this is translated from the coding sequence ATGTTTAAAATAAAAAAAATCTTTAACCGGAGGACAAGATGGAGTCTTTTGCTTAGCGTGGGGCTTGTTGCGCTCGGTTTCATTGGGGCAATTACAGCGCTCGCGGCCGGCCCTGACCCAGTCGATCTTTTGTCAGCAGGTAATTTCGTGATTCTGGCAGAAACAGGGATCACAGAGACCGGAAGCCATACTTCTGCTATCACTGGGGATATTGGCAATAGTCCTGGCTCTGCTGCGCAGATGGATGGAATATGGTGTTCGCAAATCACTGGAACCATCTACGGTGTTGATGCAGCATATACAGGTAATGGCACTATAACATGTTTTGCCGGTAATCCGCCTCTTGCTAACAAGACCTTAGTGGATACCGCGGTAGGCGATATGCTAACTGCATACAATAGCGCTGCTGGGATAGTAAGCCCTGCTCCTGTCATCGGACTGGGTGCTGGAGATATCAGCGGACTGACAATAGCCCCTGGACTCTACAAATGGAGCAACGACGTTTTAATAAACACAAACGTTACTCTCTCGGGCGGTGCAAACGATGTTTGGATATTCCAAATAGCTGGAAATCTTGATATCGCATCATCTGGCAGCGTCGCTACCGGTATTAAGGTAGTACTAACCGGTGGAGCCCTAGCCTCGAATATCTTTTGGCAGGTCGGAGGTGTTAGCGGTGCAACTCTCGGAACGTACTCCACCTTCAATGGAACTATATTGAGTGCAAAGCAGATTATCTTGCGAACCGGCGCAGTATTGAACGGCAGAGCGCTGGCGCAAACCCAGGTTACGCTCGATTCCGACGCTGTAACCTTTCCCTGTCCGCTCATTACGCTTACGCCGCAGCAGCTTCCGCAAGGAACAGTGGGAGTTGTCTATAACCAGGACATCGATGCTAGTGGGGGAAGAGCACCGTATACATTCAGCATCATCGGGTTGCTGCCCACTGGGTTGTTGTTCAATACCGAAACAGGCGTTATATCAAGCACACCGACTGCGATCGGTTCGTTTACGTTCTCAGTCACCGCCACAGACCGAAACGGATGTACAGGCTCGCACGAATATACCCTTACAACGCAGCGCCAATTTATTGACCAACCCTGGAGGATATTATTGATGGGCGATTAG
- a CDS encoding stage 0 sporulation protein translates to MGVTVGVKFKAEGKTYFFDGGELELKKGDKVIVETEEGVSIGMISRTSIPHEEITMPLKKVVRIAIEEDIKLKDSNIEKEVYAKKFCIEKIQEAGLKMNLFYVESALDGTKLTFYFTAEGRIDFRNLVKQLVKEFRVRIEMRQVGIRNKARMCGGIGRCGRTICCSSYIDKFDPVSIKMAKEQGLSLNPTKISGLCGRLMCCLNFENYTYQNIKENMPKIGTTIITEKLKGVVIRHNVVSNRICIKTEDDKEIEIEIDDIIGEEE, encoded by the coding sequence ATGGGCGTAACTGTTGGAGTAAAATTTAAAGCTGAGGGAAAAACGTACTTTTTTGATGGCGGAGAACTTGAATTAAAAAAAGGGGATAAAGTTATTGTTGAAACTGAAGAAGGAGTGTCTATTGGAATGATTTCAAGGACATCTATACCCCATGAAGAAATAACTATGCCATTAAAAAAAGTTGTTAGAATTGCTATTGAAGAAGATATTAAACTTAAAGATAGTAATATAGAAAAAGAAGTGTATGCTAAAAAATTTTGTATTGAAAAAATACAAGAGGCTGGACTTAAAATGAATTTATTCTATGTTGAAAGCGCATTGGATGGAACTAAATTAACATTTTATTTTACCGCCGAAGGAAGAATAGACTTTAGAAACCTTGTAAAACAATTAGTTAAGGAATTTAGAGTTAGAATTGAAATGAGGCAAGTGGGTATAAGAAATAAAGCCCGAATGTGTGGAGGTATAGGAAGATGCGGTCGAACAATATGCTGTTCATCTTATATTGATAAATTTGATCCGGTATCTATAAAAATGGCAAAAGAGCAGGGCTTATCTTTAAATCCTACAAAAATTTCAGGTCTTTGTGGAAGGCTAATGTGTTGTCTTAATTTTGAGAATTATACCTACCAAAATATTAAAGAAAATATGCCCAAAATTGGTACAACTATAATTACTGAAAAACTAAAAGGTGTAGTAATAAGGCATAATGTCGTATCTAACCGAATATGTATAAAAACAGAAGATGATAAAGAAATTGAAATAGAGATCGATGATATCATAGGAGAAGAAGAATGA
- the metG gene encoding methionine--tRNA ligase: MKPNPFFITTPIYYVNARPHLGHAYTTIVADVVTRYHSMKGTETFFLTGTDEHGDKIIKAAKKENMSPRVYVDMISGLFKNLWPEIDIEYNYFVRTTDLEHIKIVEQILQKIYDKGDIYFSEYEGRYCFGCERFYTDKELVDGKCPDHKTEPELIKEANYFFKMSKYQDWLIDHIKSNPGFIRPERYANEVLGFLSEPLEDLCISRPKSRLKWGISLPFDDNYVTYVWFDALLNYISALSYPNGDLFNKFWPYSQHLIAKDILKPHGIYWPIILKSAEIPIFKNLNVHGYWNVEQNKMSKSLGNVIDPLQLKNIYGLDAFRYFLMREMAFGLDSNFSEESLINRINSDLANDLGNLFSRVLAMSHKYFKGVVPDVTPDIEKELQLDLENQTVKTISEFKDAMENFAFHKALIAVWELISYMNKYVDITAPWTLASQKSAQKQLESVIYNLLEGLRNISILLYPFMPSTSKKMQKHLGIEPTSDYFLLNNIKNKEQKLKAGTVLPKSVSLFPRVESAKNDESETSMTHQKAPEIPIKPEITIEDFSKIDLRVGTIISVENIPRAKKLLKIEVDAGDVRTIVSGIAEHYDAQSLIGKQIIIIANLKPTKLMGVLSNGMLLAATDDSGLSIATLDKKIKNGVPLK, from the coding sequence ATGAAACCAAATCCATTTTTTATTACAACTCCAATTTACTATGTTAACGCAAGGCCACATTTAGGCCATGCTTATACAACTATAGTTGCGGATGTAGTAACTCGTTACCATTCCATGAAAGGAACGGAAACTTTTTTTTTAACTGGTACGGATGAACACGGAGATAAAATAATAAAAGCCGCAAAAAAAGAAAACATGAGTCCACGAGTTTATGTTGATATGATAAGTGGTCTTTTTAAAAATTTATGGCCAGAAATTGATATTGAATATAATTATTTTGTTAGAACAACGGATCTTGAACATATAAAAATCGTTGAGCAAATATTACAAAAAATATATGACAAAGGTGATATTTATTTTAGCGAATATGAAGGACGTTATTGCTTTGGATGTGAAAGGTTTTATACAGACAAAGAACTTGTTGATGGCAAATGTCCTGATCATAAAACTGAGCCTGAATTAATAAAAGAGGCGAATTATTTTTTTAAAATGAGTAAATATCAAGATTGGCTCATTGATCATATTAAGTCAAATCCAGGCTTTATTAGGCCAGAACGTTATGCTAACGAAGTTTTAGGATTTTTATCAGAACCCCTTGAAGATTTATGCATATCACGTCCTAAATCTCGTTTAAAATGGGGAATATCTCTTCCTTTCGATGATAATTATGTAACTTATGTTTGGTTTGACGCGTTACTTAATTATATTTCAGCTTTATCATATCCCAATGGAGATCTTTTCAATAAATTTTGGCCTTATTCACAGCATCTAATCGCGAAAGATATTTTAAAACCCCATGGAATATACTGGCCTATAATTCTTAAATCAGCAGAAATACCTATTTTTAAAAATCTTAATGTTCATGGCTATTGGAATGTGGAGCAAAATAAAATGTCTAAAAGTCTTGGTAATGTCATTGATCCACTTCAATTAAAAAATATTTACGGTTTGGATGCATTTCGATATTTTTTAATGAGAGAAATGGCTTTCGGACTGGATTCCAATTTTTCTGAAGAATCTCTTATTAATAGGATTAATTCTGATTTAGCTAATGATCTTGGAAATCTTTTTTCAAGGGTTCTTGCAATGAGCCATAAATATTTTAAGGGAGTTGTTCCAGATGTAACTCCTGATATTGAAAAAGAACTTCAATTGGATTTAGAAAATCAAACAGTAAAAACTATATCAGAATTTAAAGATGCAATGGAAAATTTTGCCTTTCATAAGGCTCTTATCGCAGTATGGGAATTAATAAGCTATATGAATAAATATGTGGATATAACTGCTCCATGGACACTCGCTTCCCAAAAATCTGCGCAAAAACAGCTTGAAAGTGTTATTTATAATTTACTTGAAGGTTTAAGAAATATATCGATTTTATTGTATCCATTTATGCCTTCAACTTCAAAGAAAATGCAAAAGCATTTGGGTATAGAGCCTACTTCTGATTATTTTTTACTCAATAATATAAAAAACAAAGAGCAAAAATTAAAAGCTGGCACGGTTTTGCCAAAATCTGTATCCTTATTTCCTCGAGTTGAATCTGCTAAAAATGATGAGTCTGAAACGTCTATGACTCATCAAAAAGCCCCTGAAATTCCTATAAAGCCTGAAATAACAATAGAAGATTTCTCTAAAATTGACTTGCGCGTAGGTACTATAATTAGTGTTGAAAACATTCCAAGAGCTAAAAAACTTTTGAAAATTGAGGTTGATGCTGGAGATGTAAGAACAATAGTGTCAGGTATCGCTGAACATTATGATGCCCAAAGTCTTATTGGAAAACAGATTATAATTATCGCTAATTTGAAGCCGACAAAGTTGATGGGTGTTTTATCTAATGGAATGCTCCTTGCCGCAACCGATGATTCTGGTTTGTCTATTGCTACACTTGATAAAAAAATAAAAAATGGAGTTCCGTTAAAATAA
- a CDS encoding glycosyltransferase family 2 protein — protein sequence MIDIIIVNYNSTKFLLNCIRSLKKSSILNEIPYDLYIEDNASKDNPEIIKKVFPESFVSYNNKNLGFGKAVNKSANIGVSKFIMILNPDTIVSPSFLKDVLDFMIENPDIGAMGPKILDIDGKLQNSARSFPNLLTSFFGRASYLSKIFPNNKITKKNLMSLLTLDEYSPMNVDWVSGACMILRRDVFEQTGGFDEGFFMYWEDADLCKRLKKMGWRVVYYPKPIVYHYVGMSSKKDKIKANYEFHKSVYYYFNKYSPSWLFMLNPIVLFFLFIRGLFVLSLKFLNANEK from the coding sequence ATGATTGATATAATCATAGTTAATTATAATTCTACAAAATTTCTTTTGAATTGTATTAGGTCTTTGAAAAAATCTTCAATTTTAAATGAAATACCATATGATTTATACATTGAAGATAACGCATCTAAAGATAATCCTGAAATTATAAAAAAGGTTTTTCCAGAATCGTTTGTTTCTTACAACAATAAAAATTTGGGATTTGGAAAAGCTGTTAATAAGTCTGCTAATATTGGTGTAAGCAAATTTATAATGATTTTGAATCCTGATACAATCGTATCTCCATCTTTTTTAAAAGATGTGTTAGATTTTATGATTGAAAATCCTGATATAGGGGCCATGGGTCCTAAAATTCTCGATATTGATGGGAAATTGCAAAATTCTGCAAGATCATTCCCAAATCTTCTTACATCGTTTTTTGGCCGAGCCTCGTATTTGTCAAAGATTTTTCCTAATAATAAAATCACAAAAAAAAATTTGATGAGCCTTCTTACTTTAGATGAATATTCTCCAATGAACGTTGATTGGGTTTCAGGAGCTTGCATGATTTTAAGAAGAGACGTTTTTGAACAGACAGGAGGATTTGATGAAGGCTTTTTTATGTATTGGGAAGATGCTGATTTATGTAAAAGGCTAAAAAAAATGGGGTGGAGGGTCGTTTATTATCCAAAACCTATAGTCTATCATTATGTTGGTATGAGCAGCAAAAAAGATAAAATTAAAGCAAACTATGAGTTTCATAAAAGTGTTTATTACTATTTTAATAAATATTCTCCATCATGGCTTTTTATGTTAAATCCAATTGTTCTTTTTTTTCTTTTCATTAGAGGATTGTTTGTGCTTTCTTTGAAATTTTTAAATGCAAATGAGAAGTAG